The following coding sequences are from one Eucalyptus grandis isolate ANBG69807.140 chromosome 11, ASM1654582v1, whole genome shotgun sequence window:
- the LOC104424270 gene encoding protein EXORDIUM-like 2 → MASSLPKQPLLLFISSLFLVLLLSPLVLGSSRGGGRPASLTYHRGPLLTGNVKLGLVWYGPFGRVQKNVIRSFIESLNYRDQHGAYVEPQVSAWWRVIESYRPRRRGVVAPINVKVVRQITDKNYSVGKVLIMDFIPGLVQKATGGDKNTIAVIFGARGVTVQGLCMGKCSQHGILGRQPYILVGDPETECPGTCAWPFYPSDYGPKGVTLQPPSGNVGADAMVVSFASALAGIVTNPYNSGFYRGSLTEQIEAGTACPNMFGSGAFPGYTGKVRVDPANGGAFNARGIHGKKFLLPAVWNPRTSSCWTPL, encoded by the exons ATGGCGTCTTCTCTGCCGAAACAGCCTCTACTATTGTTCATCTCCTCCTTGTTCCTGGTACTCCTTTTGTCGCCTCTCGTGCTCGGGTCATCTAGAGGAGGCGGCCGACCTGCTTCCCTTACGTACCACAGAGGACCTCTCCTCACCGGGAATGTCAAGTTAGGGCTAGTGTGGTACGGACCTTTTGGTCGTGTCCAGAAGAACGTTATCCGGAGCTTCATCGAGTCCCTCAACTATAGGGACCAGCACGGCGCCTACGTGGAGCCTCAGGTGTCCGCCTGGTGGCGTGTCATTGAGAGCTACCGGCCAAGGAGGAGGGGCGTGGTGGCTCCCATCAACGTGAAGGTGGTGCGCCAAATCACCGACAAGAATTACTCCGTCGGCAAGGTGTTGATCATGGACTTCATCCCTGGTCTCGTCCAAAAGGCAACGGGCGGGGACAAGAATACCATTGCCGTCATCTTTGGCGCCAGGGGTGTCACCGTTCAAGGCCTTTGCATGGGCAAGTGCTCTCAACACGGAATCCTCG GGAGGCAGCCATACATTTTGGTAGGAGACCCTGAAACCGAGTGCCCAGGGACGTGCGCATGGCCATTCTACCCATCCGACTACGGGCCGAAAGGTGTGACGTTGCAGCCGCCGAGTGGGAACGTGGGTGCAGACGCCATGGTCGTATCCTTTGCCTCGGCATTGGCAGGAATTGTCACCAATCCTTATAACAGCGGGTTCTACCGAGGGTCCCTAACGGAGCAGATCGAGGCTGGGACGGCATGCCCTAACATGTTCGGAAGCGGAGCCTTCCCCGGTTACACCGGCAAGGTGCGGGTCGACCCCGCCAACGGCGGTGCCTTTAATGCTCGAGGGATCCATGGCAAGAAGTTCTTGCTTCCCGCGGTTTGGAACCCGAGAACTTCCTCTTGCTGGACTCCCTTGTAA